The Anastrepha ludens isolate Willacy chromosome 2, idAnaLude1.1, whole genome shotgun sequence genome contains a region encoding:
- the LOC128866062 gene encoding myb-like protein Q, which translates to MKISYLLHPKNKTKQNKPQQPTNHQQILLSHQQQQQLEQQQQQQLELQQLSYASQLQTLPNCNSTASTSSSPTCHSPNGGSGAATVAVAAAATAGQIALLNGSSNHSETDIANEATAAYHHHHQLTIIAPIVITPASMVNGEEALPLSTALQPIHASEVRTTSIASALNGIDVNSGALRHNLTHHSATQPHSAHLLSHTALTYAPNAATATYLISGSGGPAVIGGSSSVGNGSIGSNINDHITANGNPLCSFSEVTNTLLNQ; encoded by the coding sequence ATGAAAATTTCTTACCTCCTTCatcccaaaaacaaaacaaaacaaaacaaaccacAACAACCAACCAATCATCAACAGATATTGCTCAGccatcaacaacagcaacaattggagcaacagcagcaacagcagctggAACTGCAGCAACTCAGCTATGCCAGCCAATTGCAAACACTACCCAATTGCAATTCCACAGCATCCACCAGCTCATCGCCCACCTGCCACTCACCCAATGGCGGAAGTGGTGCAGCAACAGTTGCCGTCGCTGCAGCCGCCACCGCCGGTCAAATAGCGCTGCTAAATGGCAGCAGCAATCACAGTGAAACAGATATCGCAAATGAAGCCACCGCTGCgtaccatcatcatcatcagctgACCATCATAGCACCAATAGTAATTACACCAGCGTCGATGGTGAATGGTGAGGAAGCGCTGCCTTTGAGCACTGCGTTGCAGCCCATACACGCCAGCGAAGTGAGGACCACATCAATAGCATCGGCGCTCAATGGTATTGATGTGAACAGCGGCGCACTGCGCCACAATCTGACGCATCACTCCGCCACACAGCCTCATTCCGCACATCTGTTGTCACACACGGCGCTGACCTATGCGCCAAATGCGGCCACAGCGACGTACTTGATTAGCGGCAGTGGCGGCCCGGCGGTGATTGGAGGTAGCAGCAGTGTCGGTAATGGCAGTATTGGTAGCAACATCAACGATCACATAACGGCGAATGGGAATCCATTGTGTTCCTTTTCGGAGGTGACCAACACGCTACTGAATCAATAG